The genomic region TCGATGTCGATGAACAGCCCCATAAATCCGCAGGATTCCTGACCGGTGTGCCGTCGCCGACCGGGGCAGGGCTGTTGATGCTGCCAATCTTCCTGACACTCGTCACCGATCAACCGATTTTCCGAGAATTCTATGTTGTGGCCCCATGGACCGCGCTGATCGCCTTTCTCATGGTATCGGACATTGCCACATTCAGCTGGTCTTCGATCCGGTTGCGCCGGGGTATGCGCTTTGGCGCGATTGTCGGAATCGCGGCAATGATCGTATTGCTCGTCAATATCCCTTGGGTGACCTTCTCGCTGCTGGCGATCGCCTATATTGGCAGTATTCCGATCAGCATCGCCAGCTATGCAAAGGTCAGGCGGCGACGCGCAGCGGCATCCGAACCGGCGGCACTCGACGAATAGTCATCGTTGTCCCGACCGAACTCAATTGAGGGCGGCGGCGAATTCGGTTGTGGTTTCCGGAATAGGTTGCACCGGGGGATTGTGTTCCTAACAGCGCCCTGATGACCTTGTCCCAATGGCTATGCAGCGTGAGAATGATGACAGCCAGCGGCGCAATCAGAGCAAGAGCGAAAAAAGTGGTGGCCAGTAGCTGAAACATATTATTCTCCTTCGTCGCACCAGGTGGCCCCATGCTCACTCGGTGTTGGCGATTTATGTTCGCCTTGTGTTCCACTTTCTATGTTCCATAAATGTTCCGGTCAAGTCCGGGCTTGCATTTTTCTGACAGACCGCCTATCTGCGCGCCATTCCACATGGAAGGCGCACATACCGGTGTCGGAGCCGAAGGTTCTGATTCTTGCTTTCCAGAGGTATAACCGGAAGGAGAAAGACTATGGCGGACATTTCCGTCAGCATGCAGCAATTGCTCGAGGTCGGGGCGCATTTCGGCCACCAGACCCATCGTTGGAACCCGAAGATGAAGCCGTATATATTCGGCGATCGCAACGGGATTCATATCATTGATCTGTCGCAGAGCGTTCCGCTGTTCCAGCGCGCGCTCGATTTTATTGGCCAGTCCGTTGCAAGCGGCGGCAAGATCCTGTTCGTTGGCACCAAGCGCCAGGCGCAGCAGCCA from Parasphingopyxis sp. CP4 harbors:
- the pssA gene encoding CDP-diacylglycerol--serine O-phosphatidyltransferase; amino-acid sequence: MREIPLRAIIPNGITVLALCMGLSSVRFALDAKWETALTFIVIAGVLDGFDGRIARLLNGQTRFGAELDSLSDVIAFGVAPAFVVYLWALQDVPRYGWIFALAYAACCALRLARFNASIDVDEQPHKSAGFLTGVPSPTGAGLLMLPIFLTLVTDQPIFREFYVVAPWTALIAFLMVSDIATFSWSSIRLRRGMRFGAIVGIAAMIVLLVNIPWVTFSLLAIAYIGSIPISIASYAKVRRRRAAASEPAALDE